TTATGGAAGGAATAAGGCCGGAATGAAGCTTCTAAAAGAATTGAGCTATGGTTTTTTGAAAAAATCTAGATCGAAGGAGTATGAAGCAGATTCACTTGGTTTAGTATTTTTCAAAAAAACAAAATATAACGCTGCAGCAGCTTCAAAGTCGTTAGGTAGATTAAAAAGATTTGATGACGGTATTTTTAATACAAAAATTAAAGTAGATAGCATTCTTAATTTTGATGGTTTTAAATTTCGTAAATATTGGCTAGAAGAAGAGGAGACTATGTTTGATATTGAAGAAAAGGCAGATGATTTGCAATGGTGGGATAAAGACTCGATTAAAACACACCCGGATATTGAAAACAGAGTTAAAAAAATTGAAAGTAAGATTACTCAGAAAGAAGTAAAATCGACTGTTTCATTTGAAGAAATAAAAGCGTACGCAACTAAAGATCAAATCAATTCTCTAATTTATTTCAATCAATTAGATTTAGTTTTCTATTTATTGCTTGAGAAAATTCAAAAAGGGAATTCTTCTGATTTTATACTTACTAAGCTTGCGGAAACATTACAGAAGATATATACTACAAAAGTAGATCATGTTTTTGGGAAAAGAATTCCGCAATCAAGTCCTTTTGCTAAAGAGAAAAACTTAAATAAAATACGTACGCTACTTCATAATTTAGAAGTAAGAGATGTACGAAAAATTGGATATCATTTCTGTAAAAAATATTCAAATACAATAGCCAGCGAGGAATTCGTGAAAATCAACAACTTTTTTGCTAAACTAAATCAATAAAAAAACGATGAGAAAGTTACTTTATGTACTATTATTTGTTGGAACATATATGGTTTCAGCACAATCTAAGACCATTGAAAATATGGTGAAGTTCAAGGTGAAAGATTCTGGTTCTTTCATTAATGATGCGAATGATGTGGACGGGTATTATTTCTTTTATGAAGTAGATAAACTTAAAAAAGGTATGCGTGAATACGCTGTGCAAATTCTTGATAAGAATTTAAATGATATAGCTCTTAAAAAGTTTGTTGCTTCTAAAAGATCAGTTATGGTTGCTAATGCCTTTAACAATGATGCAATTATGTTTGCTTTGTTTAATAAGAAAGAGAAAACTCTTACACTAAAAAGTTTTGATAAAAAAGCAAATCCTAGAGAGGATGTAGTTGTTAGTTTGGATAAGAAATTAATTAGAATTTTTGATGCAGGTATTAAGGCGGGGTCATTAAATACAATTTTACATCCAGTTAAGGGTAAAGGGTTTGTTTTAATTACGTCAAATTTCGAAGGAAAAGGAACAGGTTATTCTTTAAATTTTTATCCAACAAATGAGAGTGAAAAAGAATGGGAATTTAAGTTTGTTCCAGAAGAAAAAAGAGGTCATCATAATGTTACTCCTATTGCAATTAACGATAATTTTATTGTTTTGATAGATGTGAAATCTAAAAGAATGTCAAAGAAGAAAGAATTTAAAACTATTGTTTTAGATGCTAATACAGGAGTTAAGTTATTTGACAAACCTTATGATGAAAATGACCCGAAATTAATAAGTAATGCCTTTATATCGTCTGATGGGAAGATTTCTGTTATGGGGCAATACTACAAGCCAAAGGCTAAAATTGCCAAAGCGCAAAGTTTAGGTTTGTATACAGAAAATTATAATGACAAAGGGGAGGTTTTGTTTTCTAAAAGAATTTCTTGGCAAGAAGATGTAAGTAAGTTTTTACCTGTTAAAGAAAATAATAAATTAGAAGATATTGGTTATATTTTCTTTCATGAAATCATAAAAACTGAGTCGGGAGAGTATTATGCGATTGGAGAACAGTATAAGAAAACTTTAAGTGCATTTGGTATGGCAACGGCAACACTTTCGGCTTTCGGTGGAGGAGTTCAAACTAGTGGATTTACGCAATTGACTATAAAAGATATTTATGTTTTTAAATTTGACAAAGAATTTAATTTGAAGGATGTTGATAAATTTGAAAAAGGTAAGTCCAGAGTGCCAAATTTAGTAGACTTTGGTAGTCCTCAATTTAACGCCTATCAAGTTGCGGCATTCGGAGGATTTGATTTTGTGTATTCTCAAAGAGATGTAAAAAGAGATCGTTTTTATGCGAACTTTATTGATTATGAAAGAGGAGGTAAAAAGAAGAAAAAAAACAAAGGAAAAAAGAAAAGTAGGTTCGTTTTTAAAACGATAATTCAAGATGGAGGAGAGTTATCTGTTGATAATATAGAGTTGCCAAAACAAACCAGATACTTTAGAGTTTTACCAGCAAAGGTCGGGTATGTATTATTGTTGGAATATGATAGAAAGAAGAAGAGTTCTTCACTACGTATGGAAAAGTTAAATATTAACTAGGACATAGAAATAGAAAATAAGAATAAAAAAAGCCTGGGTTTTACTCAGGCTTTTTGCTTTTATAATGTTTTTACCATCCAAACATTACAGCTTGAATGTCCTGAATTTCCTAATTGTTTGTCGACAATTTTAAAGTCTGATTCTTCATACATGGCGATTGCTTTAGAAAAATGAGGTAGACTTTCAAGGTAAACATGAGAGTATTTCATGTTTCTGGCAGAATCGATACTTTTTAGCATTAATTCTTTTCCAATACCTTTTCCTCTAGCTTTATCAGAAATATAGAATTTCACCAATTCACAATATCCATTGTCTAATCCTTCGGTAGGAAAAATCCCACAACAACCAATTGCCTTACCATTGTATTCTGCTACCCATAAAATTGAATTAGGTTCATGAAATAACTCATAAAGTGCATCGGTAGAAGCGTCAGAATATACTGTTCCTGTTCTAGGCGCATCGAACTCTTCAATAACTCCTCGAATCATTTTAGCTAAATGAGGATTGTCTCGTTGTTCGGCTTTTCGGTATACAATATCCATTAAAGATGATTTTTGAAACTAAGATAAAAACAAAAAAGCAACCTCAAAACGAGATTGCTTTTTAATTATGTTAAAAGAGTTTTGATTAAAACTCTAAGTTAGCGTTGTTGTTTTTAACTGCTTCAGCAGATGCAGCTAAATGCTCTTTTTCAGAGTCGCTTAAGTTAATCTCAACGATCTTTTCAATACCGTTTCTTCCTAATACTACAGGAACTCCGATACATAAGTCAGATAAACCGTACTCACCATCTAATAAAGCAGAACATGGATAGATTTTCTTCTGATCACAAGCAATTGCTTGAACTAATCCAGATACAGCAGCACCAGGAGCATACCAAGCAGAAGTTCCTAATAATCCAGTTAATGTAGCTCCACCAACTTTAGTATCTTGCTTAACTTGCTCTAATCTTTCTTCAGATAAGAATTCAGATACAGGAACAGAGTTACGAGTAGCTAAACGCGTTAAAGGAACCATTCCTTTATCAGAGTGACCTCCGATTACCATTCCGTCAACATCAGAAATTGGAGCTTCTAAAGCCTCAGCTAATCTATATTTGAAACGAGCAGAATCTAAAGCTCCACCCATACCAATAATTCTATTTTTAGGTAAACCAGTTGTTTTGTGAACTAAATAAGTCATTGTATCCATTGGGTTAGATACAACGATGATAATTGTATTTGGAGAGTGCTCAATTAAACTAGAAGAAACTGATTTTACAATTCCAGCGTTAATTCCTAATAACTCATCACGAGACATTCCAGGTTTACGAGCAATTCCAGAAGTAATAACACAGATATCAGAACCAGCAGTTTTGCTATAATCTCCAGTTGTTCCTACAATTTTAGTATCGAAACCATTTAAAGAAGCAGTTTGCATTAAATCCATTGCTTTACCTTCAGCAAATCCTTCTTTAATGTCTACTAAAACAACTTCTGAAGCGAAATTTTTAATAGCAATGTACTCAGCACAACTCGCACCTACAGCACCTGCTCCTACAACTGTTACTTTCATTTTATATATATTTTATTGAAAATTATTAATAAGATGCACAAAAATAGCTATTTGCCCACTCATATAAAAGGAAAAGCTCTTGGAAATTTCCAAGAGCTTAGGTTTATAACAATTACTTAATTTTTTATCTAAAACTAAACGCGAATCCTGCGTTAAAAGAACTGTATTCTTGTGCTGAATAACTTCCGAAAAGTTTAAAGAATCCTAAACTTAATCGAACTCCAACAGTTGCGTTGAAGCTACCTGCATCACTTGAAATTGATAGAGGGTTTGATACAGTTTCCTGAACTTCTTGAGGAGTTCCACGGTTAAAAGTTAATGTGTAGTCACCTAACATGTTAAAATCTGAGTTTCCACTGTTATAACCTACACCACCAAAAATATTTACAACAGGAAAGTTTAAAGAAGCTAAAGCTTGAAAAGTATAAGCATTCAGGTTAAATTCTGCTGTAGCATCCTGTGCTGTAACGTCACCAGAAATATTTCCAATTTCATAATCGGCATTCATGTTCGTGTAAGCTGCAAGAAGAGAAACATGTAGAGGTGTTTTGTCTAATGGTCCAAACCAATCTGTGATTTCTTTCTTTAATCCAATCCCAAATAATCCAGCTTTAAAATCATCAGTTCCGATTTTTGGAATGAATCGGGCGATAGCTTCTAGTTTGAATGGTAATCCTAAGCCAACTTGAACCATTGGTGTAGGAACTGTACCTGCGATTAAATCATCATTAATTCCAGTAGGCATGTCAAAATTTACAGAAACACTTTGTCCTGAAACAGTTCCGGTATAAGTTATTGTTGCAGGATTAACATTGTTATCAGCTCCTAAAGTTGGGGTGGTTGGTTGGTTTGCTGTTGTAGAGCTCGATAATCCAACGTCTGCGATATTAAAAATATGCTCTTTTTCAGGGATTACAGAACCACTAGCACTAACCGTAATGTCGAATCCAAATTTCTTGTGGACTTTTGCGGTGTGATACCATCCGTTATTCATATTGTAAATTAAAGCTTTTGTTCCTGGTTGAACGTATGCTCCAGTTAGCTTTTCTGCATCTTCTCTAGCTAATAAAATTGTTTCAAGTTCTTGAGAAAATCCTATGAAACTTGTAGCTGCAAATAAAATGAGTAATAATTTTTTCATACTAAGTTTTTATTGATGAGTCTAGTAAATGTATGAAATTATAAATGAAAAGTAAATTGTGAATGTGGGGATTTTAACTAAAAAGCCTCCGTGTTTTCACGGAGGCTCTATGAACTTTATTTAAAAAATTGATTATGCATCGATATTCGCATATTTTGCATTCTTCTCAATAAACTCTCTACGTGGTGGTACTTCATCTCCCATTAACATAGAGAATATTCTATCAGCTTCTGTCATGTTTTCAATGGTAACTTGACGAAGTGTTCTAAATTCAGGATTCATTGTAGTATCCCATAATTGTTCGGCATTCATCTCTCCAAGACCTTTATATCTTTGGATTGTTGCACCACCTCCCATTTTTTGGTTGATTAAATCACGTTGGTTATCATCCCATGCGTATTCTCTCTTTTGTCCTTTTTTAACTAAGTATAGAGGAGGAGTAGCGATATAAATATATCCTTGCTCTACCATTTCTTTCATGTAACGGAAGAAGAAGGTTAGGATAAGTGTTGCAATGTGTGAACCATCAACATCGGCATCACACATAATCACTACTTTGTGGTAACGTAATTTAGATAAGTTTAAAGCTCTTGGATCTTCTTCAGTTCCAATGGTAATACCTAAAGCTGTAAACATGTTTTTGATTTCTTCGTTTTCAAAAACTTTATGCTGCATTGCTTTTTCAACGTTTAAGATTTTTCCTCTTAATGGTAAAATAGCTTGGAAATTACGATCTCTTCCTTGTTTTGCAGTTCCACCTGCCGAATCTCCCTCGACTAAGAAAATCTCACATTGTGCAGGATCTGTTTCAGAACAATCAGATAATTTACCAGGTAAACCTCCAATACTCATAACAGTTTTACGTTGTACCATTTCTCTTGCTTTACGAGCAGCGTGACGAGCTTGTGCAGCTAAGATTACTTTTTGTACAATTGTTTTTGCGTCGTTTGGATTTTCTTCAAGATAATCCGTTAACATTTCAGAAACTGCTTGAGAAACTGCAGAAGTAACTTCTCTGTTTCCTAATTTAGTTTTTGTTTGCCCTTCGAACTGAGGTTCTGCAACTTTAACAGATACAATAGCTGTTAATCCTTCACGGAAATCATCTCCGGAAATTTCGAACTTTACATTCTTTAATAACCCAGAATTATCTGCATACTTCTTTAATGTTCCTGTTAATCCTCTTCTAAATCCTGATAAATGAGTTCCTCCTTCGTGCGTATTAATGTTATTTACGTATGAATGAAGATTTTCAGCATAAGAATCATTATAAATCATAGCAACTTCAACTGGAATTCCATTTTTTTCTCCTTCCATTGAAATTACATGTTGAATAACTGGAGTACGAGTACTGTCCAGGTATCTTACAAATTCAGATAATCCTTGATCACTATGGAAAGTTTCACTAATGTCATTTCCTTCGTCATCTTTATTACGCTTATCAGTAAGTGTAACTGTAATACCTTTATTAAGATAAGCTAGCTCTCTCATACGAGTAGCTAAAGTATCGTAGTTGTATTCTGTAGTTTGTTGGAAGATTGATTTGTCTGGAGAGAATGTAACTTCAGTTCCAGTGATATCAGTTTCACCAACAGTTTTTACAGGGTATTGTGTTTTACCTCTTTCGTATTCTTGTTGCCATATTTTTCCGTCTCTGTGAACTGTAGCTTTTAAGTGATCTGAAAGTGCGTTAACACAAGATACACCAACACCGTGTAATCCTCCAGAAACTTTATAAGAATCCTTGTCGAATTTACCTCCGGCACCAATCTTCGTCATTACAACTTCAAGGGCAGAAACTCCTTCTTTTTTATGTAAACCTACTGGAATACCTCGTCCGTTATCTCGAACTGTAATGGAATTGTCCTCATTAATATCAACAGAGATAGTATCACAATGTCCTGCTAAAGCTTCATCAATAGAGTTGTCTACTACCTCATATACTAAATGGTGTAAACCTCTAACACCTACATCACCAATATACATGGAAGGACGCATTCTTACGTGCTCCATTCCTTCAAGTGCCTGAATACTATCGGCGGAATAATTGTGCTTTTTTTCTTCGCTCATGGTTTGAGTTTTATGTCTTTTATGTTTTATGTCTTTCTTAATAATATCATTGCCACTTGGGAGGTGGTTAACTAATGATATTTTGTCCCCACAAAAAATTCGCTCTAAAAGCGAATTGATAGCTAACAAATCTACAATTTTTTAGCTACGAAATATAATTTTTAAGCGTTTTTATATGGAATTTATCAACAATTGTTTAAAACTCAAAAGTGTCTTAAAGTGCTTAAAAATGGCTTTAAATTCGATTTTGTGTTTGATTTGTTGTTTGGCCCGTTTGAAGTTGTGAGTTTTCGTCTTAAATCTTCTAAGAATTAGTTTTAATCTTGTTGTGGAATAACTTTGTTAATTAGTGTTAAAAAAATGATTTTTAATTGTTAAAAAACGATTAAAATTATTTTTAATAAATAAAATTAACATTTTTATTGGTTTTAATTGATGTTTTTATATTTTTGAGTCAGTTATTAATATTTAAAATTTATAAAAATGAGATTCCCCCGAATTTTATTAGCAGGTGTTGTTGCATCTGTTGTATTGTCTAGTTGTACAAACTCAGAAGACTTAAATCCTCAACCAGAAAACAGCTTGTTAGATTTAAATCAACAGGTTGATAAAAAGCAAGTTGCTTTCGATTTGATTGATTTGATGAAAAATCAAAGTTTCAAAACAAATACTCTTCATCTTTTAGAGCATCAAGAACCTAGTGTTGCTATGTCTAAAGTTCTTGGTGAAAGTGAAGCTTCTGTTGAAAAGATGAAATCTTATCAGGATTTACTTAAAAAGACTACTTATCTAGAATCTGTTTCAAGTGAAGAAGCTCCGGATAAAATTGAAATTTTGGAGTTGTGGATGATAAATTCCAAAAAATCTAAAGATTTTTCCAATATCCTTTTTTCTTTTGCACCTGAAGGAGATGAAAGTACTTGGTCGGTAATTGAAGCTTATAATATGAATAAAGAGGTGGTTTATTTAGATGTGAATAAAGCACCAAATCAGCCTGTAATTGTTATTGAAACAAATGGGTTTGAAACTTTGAAGAGAGAAGTGGAGTTGATGAATGAATATTTAAGAGATGCCGGAGTGCAAAATTCACGTTTTCAAAAAGTAGAAAAGGATTTGTCATATCAAAGTGCTAAATCTAGTGGTTTGGAAACTACGAAACTGGATAAAATAAGATTAAATGATGATGAAGAACCATGGATTAGCGGAGCAGCAGAAGTTTATGCGATTACTTCAGGGATTAAAGATTCTGATAATTCACCAGAAATAAAAGTGATCCCAATGTATTATTTAGATCATGATGGAAGAGATTATTATCCTAATCAAATTTTACTTTTTTGGGACGATTACCAATATCAAGCGGCAAATATTCAATTATTTGAAAAAGACGACAACGTTAATTATA
This genomic window from Tenacibaculum sp. 190524A05c contains:
- a CDS encoding M48 family metalloprotease, with translation MEKIGLKITILLCVISLNLNAQVFIPVNKEQILQKIEQNYDSQVDLLKGKYRSKIKKEYKKRRELIRETFLDSTFVFDNTYKNFVSSIIKEVKTKNPSLDQREDLVFINRHLDPNAACFGNHTFMFNLGLFHFLESEDEFAFIVCHELAHQYLDHVNGSVRKRVEKLNSKEYRRKIRDARLTIYGRNKAGMKLLKELSYGFLKKSRSKEYEADSLGLVFFKKTKYNAAAASKSLGRLKRFDDGIFNTKIKVDSILNFDGFKFRKYWLEEEETMFDIEEKADDLQWWDKDSIKTHPDIENRVKKIESKITQKEVKSTVSFEEIKAYATKDQINSLIYFNQLDLVFYLLLEKIQKGNSSDFILTKLAETLQKIYTTKVDHVFGKRIPQSSPFAKEKNLNKIRTLLHNLEVRDVRKIGYHFCKKYSNTIASEEFVKINNFFAKLNQ
- a CDS encoding DUF6770 family protein yields the protein MRKLLYVLLFVGTYMVSAQSKTIENMVKFKVKDSGSFINDANDVDGYYFFYEVDKLKKGMREYAVQILDKNLNDIALKKFVASKRSVMVANAFNNDAIMFALFNKKEKTLTLKSFDKKANPREDVVVSLDKKLIRIFDAGIKAGSLNTILHPVKGKGFVLITSNFEGKGTGYSLNFYPTNESEKEWEFKFVPEEKRGHHNVTPIAINDNFIVLIDVKSKRMSKKKEFKTIVLDANTGVKLFDKPYDENDPKLISNAFISSDGKISVMGQYYKPKAKIAKAQSLGLYTENYNDKGEVLFSKRISWQEDVSKFLPVKENNKLEDIGYIFFHEIIKTESGEYYAIGEQYKKTLSAFGMATATLSAFGGGVQTSGFTQLTIKDIYVFKFDKEFNLKDVDKFEKGKSRVPNLVDFGSPQFNAYQVAAFGGFDFVYSQRDVKRDRFYANFIDYERGGKKKKKNKGKKKSRFVFKTIIQDGGELSVDNIELPKQTRYFRVLPAKVGYVLLLEYDRKKKSSSLRMEKLNIN
- a CDS encoding GNAT family N-acetyltransferase, which gives rise to MDIVYRKAEQRDNPHLAKMIRGVIEEFDAPRTGTVYSDASTDALYELFHEPNSILWVAEYNGKAIGCCGIFPTEGLDNGYCELVKFYISDKARGKGIGKELMLKSIDSARNMKYSHVYLESLPHFSKAIAMYEESDFKIVDKQLGNSGHSSCNVWMVKTL
- the mdh gene encoding malate dehydrogenase; its protein translation is MKVTVVGAGAVGASCAEYIAIKNFASEVVLVDIKEGFAEGKAMDLMQTASLNGFDTKIVGTTGDYSKTAGSDICVITSGIARKPGMSRDELLGINAGIVKSVSSSLIEHSPNTIIIVVSNPMDTMTYLVHKTTGLPKNRIIGMGGALDSARFKYRLAEALEAPISDVDGMVIGGHSDKGMVPLTRLATRNSVPVSEFLSEERLEQVKQDTKVGGATLTGLLGTSAWYAPGAAVSGLVQAIACDQKKIYPCSALLDGEYGLSDLCIGVPVVLGRNGIEKIVEINLSDSEKEHLAASAEAVKNNNANLEF
- a CDS encoding DUF6588 family protein, which encodes MKKLLLILFAATSFIGFSQELETILLAREDAEKLTGAYVQPGTKALIYNMNNGWYHTAKVHKKFGFDITVSASGSVIPEKEHIFNIADVGLSSSTTANQPTTPTLGADNNVNPATITYTGTVSGQSVSVNFDMPTGINDDLIAGTVPTPMVQVGLGLPFKLEAIARFIPKIGTDDFKAGLFGIGLKKEITDWFGPLDKTPLHVSLLAAYTNMNADYEIGNISGDVTAQDATAEFNLNAYTFQALASLNFPVVNIFGGVGYNSGNSDFNMLGDYTLTFNRGTPQEVQETVSNPLSISSDAGSFNATVGVRLSLGFFKLFGSYSAQEYSSFNAGFAFSFR
- the gyrB gene encoding DNA topoisomerase (ATP-hydrolyzing) subunit B; this translates as MSEEKKHNYSADSIQALEGMEHVRMRPSMYIGDVGVRGLHHLVYEVVDNSIDEALAGHCDTISVDINEDNSITVRDNGRGIPVGLHKKEGVSALEVVMTKIGAGGKFDKDSYKVSGGLHGVGVSCVNALSDHLKATVHRDGKIWQQEYERGKTQYPVKTVGETDITGTEVTFSPDKSIFQQTTEYNYDTLATRMRELAYLNKGITVTLTDKRNKDDEGNDISETFHSDQGLSEFVRYLDSTRTPVIQHVISMEGEKNGIPVEVAMIYNDSYAENLHSYVNNINTHEGGTHLSGFRRGLTGTLKKYADNSGLLKNVKFEISGDDFREGLTAIVSVKVAEPQFEGQTKTKLGNREVTSAVSQAVSEMLTDYLEENPNDAKTIVQKVILAAQARHAARKAREMVQRKTVMSIGGLPGKLSDCSETDPAQCEIFLVEGDSAGGTAKQGRDRNFQAILPLRGKILNVEKAMQHKVFENEEIKNMFTALGITIGTEEDPRALNLSKLRYHKVVIMCDADVDGSHIATLILTFFFRYMKEMVEQGYIYIATPPLYLVKKGQKREYAWDDNQRDLINQKMGGGATIQRYKGLGEMNAEQLWDTTMNPEFRTLRQVTIENMTEADRIFSMLMGDEVPPRREFIEKNAKYANIDA
- a CDS encoding DUF3103 family protein, whose translation is MRFPRILLAGVVASVVLSSCTNSEDLNPQPENSLLDLNQQVDKKQVAFDLIDLMKNQSFKTNTLHLLEHQEPSVAMSKVLGESEASVEKMKSYQDLLKKTTYLESVSSEEAPDKIEILELWMINSKKSKDFSNILFSFAPEGDESTWSVIEAYNMNKEVVYLDVNKAPNQPVIVIETNGFETLKREVELMNEYLRDAGVQNSRFQKVEKDLSYQSAKSSGLETTKLDKIRLNDDEEPWISGAAEVYAITSGIKDSDNSPEIKVIPMYYLDHDGRDYYPNQILLFWDDYQYQAANIQLFEKDDNVNYKDLVSTIVNGVFQIIGTVSTQPWVNVLGQVAGAIIQAMPNQWYTNNDDYVDSFYTIEKNKSYSNYYGARGNAKVNLSPFFVASN